The Pyrenophora tritici-repentis strain M4 chromosome 2, whole genome shotgun sequence genome window below encodes:
- a CDS encoding DUF3328 domain containing protein — translation MMEPQHYYADVKDQHHDDDSSTEVESLVGGKQWQAGDYHNRAPPSRGNVMCLRAVAALKWVLVIGLQLIIIGLLARDQGLLQSSLGRTPSTSEHDVGGDITGWSPHLPTTITQFKINQTFAPYNTSEFFKPEVLQAWNELMPIGMGFQSIPNPEDYNNLPTPITWPNATVYTTSMTHQLHCLYAVVAVYSGMTSGHTLEDDHHWHMIHCFDYMRQAIMCSADMALEGLETTFPDHNGGSDGWDSRHVCKDPKAVRERLESVRAYDDQLIF, via the exons ATGATGGAGCCACAGCACTACTACGCAGACGTAAAGGACCAACACCATGACGACGACTCATCAACCGAGGTGGAATCATTAGTTGGAGGAAAACAATGGCAAGCTGGCGATTACCATAACAGAGCACCACCGTCAAGAGGGAACGTAATGTGTCTGCGGGCGGTAGCTGCGTTGAAATGGGTTCTTGTAATTGGACTACAACTCATCATCATCGGGCTATTGGCAAGAGACCAAGGACTGCTACAATCTTCGCTTGGAAGGACGCCCTCAACCAGCGAACACGATGTTGGTGGAGACATCACAGGGTGGTCACCTCATC TTCCTACAACAATCACCCAATTCAAGATCAACCAGACCTTTGCCCCCTATAACACATCCGAGTTCTTCAAGCCCGAAGTCCTCCAAGCATGGAACGAACTCATGCCCA TCGGCATGGGTTTCCAATCGATCCCCAACCCCGAAGACTACAACAACCTCCCCACACCCATAACCTGGCCCAACGCCACCGTCTACACAACATCAATGACGCACCAACTGCACTGCCTCTACGCCGTCGTCGCCGTCTACTCAGGTATGACGTCCGGCCACACCCTCGAAGACGACCACCACTGGCACATGATTCACTGCTTCGACTACATGCGTCAGGCCATCATGTGCAGTGCGGATATGGCGCTGGAAGGGTTGGAAACTACGTTCCCAGATCATAATGGGGGGAGCGATGGGTGGGATAGTAGACATGTTTGTAAGGATCCTAAGGCGGTGAGGGAGAGGTTGGAGAGTGTGAGGGCGTACGATGATCAGCTGATTTTTTAG